The following proteins are encoded in a genomic region of Dioscorea cayenensis subsp. rotundata cultivar TDr96_F1 chromosome 8, TDr96_F1_v2_PseudoChromosome.rev07_lg8_w22 25.fasta, whole genome shotgun sequence:
- the LOC120267652 gene encoding phosphatidylinositol N-acetylglucosaminyltransferase subunit GPI1 isoform X1: MTERKQCRLWWPEWLLSSEPSFGFLLFGWFMNAGEDLVVAAAVSLSEISPCLQQSEVQELLRYVNRRMPLPLQESSTFTLLGQCIASCSEGDLKMERQNLDDLSQRNDGQEHCNEPEQSSPSGKAVRSSLGTAFAENYRKSKCGCKKLDQGLELFRQSSTRCGTWIQLIPQTQRIMFKENRWAPKFHHMHISGQWLPICDVHLIAYKPPLFGSHHFSLNSWGFEKEVRAPFNRPNWVARLYKKSLLPDMDSVVLAINCTNAAKVHSERYLSIKGPQIHFRRICMLLSMIWHIVAALVASVSSVVYIILQVFHRSLAYGSQRFFFRFLKEILRHTFQNIHIRSCQLLYWPVFLQTYGFSSSLNMEYSHKASLKKHFIWSNVVVDLLLGNIIGLILFANAKALSFKIMLINRNVTDNLLRSGFAWLMGVPAGFKLNTELAELLGMVSLNAIQAFSTFWFIASSFLKYFINGLSLFGIVMGLTVQAALCIDMLKLATLHISMLHQLISVIYMQQIKAVASLWRLFRGRKWNPLRQRLDSYDYTVEQHVVGSLVFTPLLLLLPTTSVFYIFIAMLSTSISFICIIMEIAISILHETPYFEILLWIMRRRRFPSGLWFQIPALSSAHGSISGGLQHEGHSTFDLSMLMSFDTSGEPGYAVSIVQSNFATLGQVISPYYRNVLQGFSLLFGKSSLHGILMGQRIPLTLGARFHPAFPWMHIGCGEYWKLCYSSVLACRSE; the protein is encoded by the exons ATGACGGAGAGGAAGCAATGTAGGCTGTGGTGGCCGGAGTGGCTCTTGTCTAGCGAGCCGAGTTTTGGATTCTTGCTGTTCGGTTGGTTTATGAATGCCGGGGAGGACCTTGTTGTGGCTGCTGCTGTTTCCCTCAGTGAAATCTCCCCGTGTCTTCAGCAATCTGAGGTTCAG GAGCTCCTTCGTTATGTCAACAGAAGGATGCCCTTACCACTGCAAGAATCTTCAACATTCACACTTCTTGGACAATGCATTGCATCTTGTAGTGAAGGAGATTTAAAGATGGAGCGTCAGAACCTGGATGATCTTTCCCAAAGAAATGATGGCCAAGAACATTGTAATGAACCTGAGCAAAGTTCTCCCTCAGGAAAGGCTGTTAGATCATCCCTGGGGACAGCTTTTGCTGAAAACTACAGAAAATCTAAATGTGGCTGTAAGAAACTTGATCAGGGTTTAGAATTGTTTAGGCAGTCTTCAACTAGATGCGGGACATGGATCCAGCTTATCCCCCAAACCCAAAGAATCATGTTCAAGGAAAACAGATGGGCCCCAAAGTTTCACCACATGCATATAAGTGGACAGTGGCTGCCCATTTGTGACGTCCAC CTGATAGCATATAAACCCCCATTATTTGGTAGCCATCATTTTTCTCTGAACTCCTGGGGTTTTGAAAAGGAGGTTAGAGCCCCTTTCAATAGACCAAATTGGGTTGCAAGGCTTTACAAAAAATCACTGCTTCCTGATATG GATTCAGTTGTGTTGGCAATTAACTGCACAAATGCTGCTAAGGTACATTCTGAGAGATATTTGAGTATTAAAGGGCCTCAGATCCACTTTCGAAGGATTTGCAT GTTGTTATCTATGATATGGCACATTGTGGCAGCACTTGTAGCTTCAGTGTCTTCTGTTGTGTACATCATTCTTCAGGTGTTTCATAGATCTTTAGCGTATGGATCTCAAAGATTCTTCTTCAGGTTTTTAAAAGAGATTTTGAGACACACATTCCAGAATATACACATTCGCAGTTGTCAGCTTTTGTATTGGCCTGTTTTTCTTCAGACCTACGGTTTTAG CTCTTCATTGAATATGGAATATTCACATAAAGCTTCTCTGAAGAAACACTTCATCTGGTCTAATGTTGTCGTTGATCTTCTTTTGGGAAACATTATCGGGTTGATCTTATTTGCTAATGCCAAAGCTCTTTCCTTTAAGATTATGCTGATCAATCGCAATGTGACAGATAACTTGTTGCGGTCTGGTTTTGCATGGTTAATGGGTGTGCCAGCTGGTTTTAAGCTGAATACTGAATTAGCAGAGCTTCTTGGCATGGTTTCACTTAATGCCATACAAGCTTTCTCTACTTTCTGGTTCATTGCTAGTTCTTTTCTGAAATACTTCATAAATGGGCTTTCATTGTTTGGCATCGTTATGGGCCTTACTGTCCAAGCTGCTCTGTGCATAGACATGCTTAAGCTTGCGACTTTGCATATATCAATGCTTCATCAGTTAATATCAGTTATTTATATGCAACAGATAAAGGCTGTAGCATCTTTGTGGCGCCTTTTCAG AGGTCGAAAATGGAATCCTCTTCGTCAGAGGTTAGATAGTTATGACTATACTGTTGAGCAGCATGTTGTTGGTTCACTTGTCTTTACGCCACTCTTACTGCTATTGCCCACGACATCTGTTTTTTACATTTTCATCGCCATGTTGAGCACCTCAATCAGTTTCATCTGTATCATTATGGAGATTGCCATCTCCATCCTTCATGAAACTCCTTATTTCGAAATTTTGTTATGGAttatgagaagaagaagattccCCTCTGGATTATGGTTCCAGATTCCAGCTTTATCTTCAGCCCATGGTTCCATAAGTGGTGGATTGCAGCATGAAGGCCACTCCACATTTGACTTATCAATGTTGATGTCTTTTGACACCAGTGGAGAACCAGGATACGCAGTTTCAATTGTTCAGAGCAACTTTGCAACATTAG GGCAAGTAATCTCACCATACTATAGGAATGTGCTTCAAGGTTTCTCTCTACTCTTTGGGAAATCATCACTTCATGGGATTCTTATGGGTCAAAG AATCCCTTTAACTTTAGGAGCCCGTTTTCATCCCGCATTCCCTTGGATGCATATTGGCTGCGGAGAATACTGGAAGCTTTGTTATAGTTCAGTGCTTGCTTGCAGATCAGAGTGA
- the LOC120267652 gene encoding phosphatidylinositol N-acetylglucosaminyltransferase subunit GPI1 isoform X3 — protein sequence MPGRTLLWLLLFPSVKSPRVFSNLRFRRMPLPLQESSTFTLLGQCIASCSEGDLKMERQNLDDLSQRNDGQEHCNEPEQSSPSGKAVRSSLGTAFAENYRKSKCGCKKLDQGLELFRQSSTRCGTWIQLIPQTQRIMFKENRWAPKFHHMHISGQWLPICDVHLIAYKPPLFGSHHFSLNSWGFEKEVRAPFNRPNWVARLYKKSLLPDMDSVVLAINCTNAAKVHSERYLSIKGPQIHFRRICMLLSMIWHIVAALVASVSSVVYIILQVFHRSLAYGSQRFFFRFLKEILRHTFQNIHIRSCQLLYWPVFLQTYGFSSSLNMEYSHKASLKKHFIWSNVVVDLLLGNIIGLILFANAKALSFKIMLINRNVTDNLLRSGFAWLMGVPAGFKLNTELAELLGMVSLNAIQAFSTFWFIASSFLKYFINGLSLFGIVMGLTVQAALCIDMLKLATLHISMLHQLISVIYMQQIKAVASLWRLFRGRKWNPLRQRLDSYDYTVEQHVVGSLVFTPLLLLLPTTSVFYIFIAMLSTSISFICIIMEIAISILHETPYFEILLWIMRRRRFPSGLWFQIPALSSAHGSISGGLQHEGHSTFDLSMLMSFDTSGEPGYAVSIVQSNFATLGQVISPYYRNVLQGFSLLFGKSSLHGILMGQRIPLTLGARFHPAFPWMHIGCGEYWKLCYSSVLACRSE from the exons ATGCCGGGGAGGACCTTGTTGTGGCTGCTGCTGTTTCCCTCAGTGAAATCTCCCCGTGTCTTCAGCAATCTGAGGTTCAG AAGGATGCCCTTACCACTGCAAGAATCTTCAACATTCACACTTCTTGGACAATGCATTGCATCTTGTAGTGAAGGAGATTTAAAGATGGAGCGTCAGAACCTGGATGATCTTTCCCAAAGAAATGATGGCCAAGAACATTGTAATGAACCTGAGCAAAGTTCTCCCTCAGGAAAGGCTGTTAGATCATCCCTGGGGACAGCTTTTGCTGAAAACTACAGAAAATCTAAATGTGGCTGTAAGAAACTTGATCAGGGTTTAGAATTGTTTAGGCAGTCTTCAACTAGATGCGGGACATGGATCCAGCTTATCCCCCAAACCCAAAGAATCATGTTCAAGGAAAACAGATGGGCCCCAAAGTTTCACCACATGCATATAAGTGGACAGTGGCTGCCCATTTGTGACGTCCAC CTGATAGCATATAAACCCCCATTATTTGGTAGCCATCATTTTTCTCTGAACTCCTGGGGTTTTGAAAAGGAGGTTAGAGCCCCTTTCAATAGACCAAATTGGGTTGCAAGGCTTTACAAAAAATCACTGCTTCCTGATATG GATTCAGTTGTGTTGGCAATTAACTGCACAAATGCTGCTAAGGTACATTCTGAGAGATATTTGAGTATTAAAGGGCCTCAGATCCACTTTCGAAGGATTTGCAT GTTGTTATCTATGATATGGCACATTGTGGCAGCACTTGTAGCTTCAGTGTCTTCTGTTGTGTACATCATTCTTCAGGTGTTTCATAGATCTTTAGCGTATGGATCTCAAAGATTCTTCTTCAGGTTTTTAAAAGAGATTTTGAGACACACATTCCAGAATATACACATTCGCAGTTGTCAGCTTTTGTATTGGCCTGTTTTTCTTCAGACCTACGGTTTTAG CTCTTCATTGAATATGGAATATTCACATAAAGCTTCTCTGAAGAAACACTTCATCTGGTCTAATGTTGTCGTTGATCTTCTTTTGGGAAACATTATCGGGTTGATCTTATTTGCTAATGCCAAAGCTCTTTCCTTTAAGATTATGCTGATCAATCGCAATGTGACAGATAACTTGTTGCGGTCTGGTTTTGCATGGTTAATGGGTGTGCCAGCTGGTTTTAAGCTGAATACTGAATTAGCAGAGCTTCTTGGCATGGTTTCACTTAATGCCATACAAGCTTTCTCTACTTTCTGGTTCATTGCTAGTTCTTTTCTGAAATACTTCATAAATGGGCTTTCATTGTTTGGCATCGTTATGGGCCTTACTGTCCAAGCTGCTCTGTGCATAGACATGCTTAAGCTTGCGACTTTGCATATATCAATGCTTCATCAGTTAATATCAGTTATTTATATGCAACAGATAAAGGCTGTAGCATCTTTGTGGCGCCTTTTCAG AGGTCGAAAATGGAATCCTCTTCGTCAGAGGTTAGATAGTTATGACTATACTGTTGAGCAGCATGTTGTTGGTTCACTTGTCTTTACGCCACTCTTACTGCTATTGCCCACGACATCTGTTTTTTACATTTTCATCGCCATGTTGAGCACCTCAATCAGTTTCATCTGTATCATTATGGAGATTGCCATCTCCATCCTTCATGAAACTCCTTATTTCGAAATTTTGTTATGGAttatgagaagaagaagattccCCTCTGGATTATGGTTCCAGATTCCAGCTTTATCTTCAGCCCATGGTTCCATAAGTGGTGGATTGCAGCATGAAGGCCACTCCACATTTGACTTATCAATGTTGATGTCTTTTGACACCAGTGGAGAACCAGGATACGCAGTTTCAATTGTTCAGAGCAACTTTGCAACATTAG GGCAAGTAATCTCACCATACTATAGGAATGTGCTTCAAGGTTTCTCTCTACTCTTTGGGAAATCATCACTTCATGGGATTCTTATGGGTCAAAG AATCCCTTTAACTTTAGGAGCCCGTTTTCATCCCGCATTCCCTTGGATGCATATTGGCTGCGGAGAATACTGGAAGCTTTGTTATAGTTCAGTGCTTGCTTGCAGATCAGAGTGA
- the LOC120267652 gene encoding phosphatidylinositol N-acetylglucosaminyltransferase subunit GPI1 isoform X2, whose product MTERKQCRLWWPEWLLSSEPSFGFLLFGWFMNAGEDLVVAAAVSLSEISPCLQQSEVQELLRYVNRRMPLPLQESSTFTLLGQCIASCSEGDLKMERQNLDDLSQRNDGQEHCNEPEQSSPSGKAVRSSLGTAFAENYRKSKCGCKKLDQGLELFRQSSTRCGTWIQLIPQTQRIMFKENRWAPKFHHMHISGQWLPICDVHLIAYKPPLFGSHHFSLNSWGFEKEVRAPFNRPNWVARLYKKSLLPDMDSVVLAINCTNAAKVHSERYLSIKGPQIHFRRICMLLSMIWHIVAALVASVSSVVYIILQVFHRSLAYGSQRFFFRFLKEILRHTFQNIHIRSCQLLYWPVFLQTYGFSSSLNMEYSHKASLKKHFIWSNVVVDLLLGNIIGLILFANAKALSFKIMLINRNVTDNLLRSGFAWLMGVPAGFKLNTELAELLGMVSLNAIQAFSTFWFIASSFLKYFINGLSLFGIVMGLTVQAALCIDMLKLATLHISMLHQLISVIYMQQIKAVASLWRLFRGRKWNPLRQRLDSYDYTVEQHVVGSLVFTPLLLLLPTTSVFYIFIAMLSTSISFICIIMEIAISILHETPYFEILLWIMRRRRFPSGLWFQIPALSSAHGSISGGLQHEGHSTFDLSMLMSFDTSGEPGYAVSIVQSNFATLGQVISPYYRNVLQGFSLLFGKSSLHGILMGQRSPFSSRIPLDAYWLRRILEALL is encoded by the exons ATGACGGAGAGGAAGCAATGTAGGCTGTGGTGGCCGGAGTGGCTCTTGTCTAGCGAGCCGAGTTTTGGATTCTTGCTGTTCGGTTGGTTTATGAATGCCGGGGAGGACCTTGTTGTGGCTGCTGCTGTTTCCCTCAGTGAAATCTCCCCGTGTCTTCAGCAATCTGAGGTTCAG GAGCTCCTTCGTTATGTCAACAGAAGGATGCCCTTACCACTGCAAGAATCTTCAACATTCACACTTCTTGGACAATGCATTGCATCTTGTAGTGAAGGAGATTTAAAGATGGAGCGTCAGAACCTGGATGATCTTTCCCAAAGAAATGATGGCCAAGAACATTGTAATGAACCTGAGCAAAGTTCTCCCTCAGGAAAGGCTGTTAGATCATCCCTGGGGACAGCTTTTGCTGAAAACTACAGAAAATCTAAATGTGGCTGTAAGAAACTTGATCAGGGTTTAGAATTGTTTAGGCAGTCTTCAACTAGATGCGGGACATGGATCCAGCTTATCCCCCAAACCCAAAGAATCATGTTCAAGGAAAACAGATGGGCCCCAAAGTTTCACCACATGCATATAAGTGGACAGTGGCTGCCCATTTGTGACGTCCAC CTGATAGCATATAAACCCCCATTATTTGGTAGCCATCATTTTTCTCTGAACTCCTGGGGTTTTGAAAAGGAGGTTAGAGCCCCTTTCAATAGACCAAATTGGGTTGCAAGGCTTTACAAAAAATCACTGCTTCCTGATATG GATTCAGTTGTGTTGGCAATTAACTGCACAAATGCTGCTAAGGTACATTCTGAGAGATATTTGAGTATTAAAGGGCCTCAGATCCACTTTCGAAGGATTTGCAT GTTGTTATCTATGATATGGCACATTGTGGCAGCACTTGTAGCTTCAGTGTCTTCTGTTGTGTACATCATTCTTCAGGTGTTTCATAGATCTTTAGCGTATGGATCTCAAAGATTCTTCTTCAGGTTTTTAAAAGAGATTTTGAGACACACATTCCAGAATATACACATTCGCAGTTGTCAGCTTTTGTATTGGCCTGTTTTTCTTCAGACCTACGGTTTTAG CTCTTCATTGAATATGGAATATTCACATAAAGCTTCTCTGAAGAAACACTTCATCTGGTCTAATGTTGTCGTTGATCTTCTTTTGGGAAACATTATCGGGTTGATCTTATTTGCTAATGCCAAAGCTCTTTCCTTTAAGATTATGCTGATCAATCGCAATGTGACAGATAACTTGTTGCGGTCTGGTTTTGCATGGTTAATGGGTGTGCCAGCTGGTTTTAAGCTGAATACTGAATTAGCAGAGCTTCTTGGCATGGTTTCACTTAATGCCATACAAGCTTTCTCTACTTTCTGGTTCATTGCTAGTTCTTTTCTGAAATACTTCATAAATGGGCTTTCATTGTTTGGCATCGTTATGGGCCTTACTGTCCAAGCTGCTCTGTGCATAGACATGCTTAAGCTTGCGACTTTGCATATATCAATGCTTCATCAGTTAATATCAGTTATTTATATGCAACAGATAAAGGCTGTAGCATCTTTGTGGCGCCTTTTCAG AGGTCGAAAATGGAATCCTCTTCGTCAGAGGTTAGATAGTTATGACTATACTGTTGAGCAGCATGTTGTTGGTTCACTTGTCTTTACGCCACTCTTACTGCTATTGCCCACGACATCTGTTTTTTACATTTTCATCGCCATGTTGAGCACCTCAATCAGTTTCATCTGTATCATTATGGAGATTGCCATCTCCATCCTTCATGAAACTCCTTATTTCGAAATTTTGTTATGGAttatgagaagaagaagattccCCTCTGGATTATGGTTCCAGATTCCAGCTTTATCTTCAGCCCATGGTTCCATAAGTGGTGGATTGCAGCATGAAGGCCACTCCACATTTGACTTATCAATGTTGATGTCTTTTGACACCAGTGGAGAACCAGGATACGCAGTTTCAATTGTTCAGAGCAACTTTGCAACATTAG GGCAAGTAATCTCACCATACTATAGGAATGTGCTTCAAGGTTTCTCTCTACTCTTTGGGAAATCATCACTTCATGGGATTCTTATGGGTCAAAG GAGCCCGTTTTCATCCCGCATTCCCTTGGATGCATATTGGCTGCGGAGAATACTGGAAGCTTTGTTATAG
- the LOC120267652 gene encoding uncharacterized protein LOC120267652 isoform X4, giving the protein MTERKQCRLWWPEWLLSSEPSFGFLLFGWFMNAGEDLVVAAAVSLSEISPCLQQSEVQELLRYVNRRMPLPLQESSTFTLLGQCIASCSEGDLKMERQNLDDLSQRNDGQEHCNEPEQSSPSGKAVRSSLGTAFAENYRKSKCGCKKLDQGLELFRQSSTRCGTWIQLIPQTQRIMFKENRWAPKFHHMHISGQWLPICDVHLIAYKPPLFGSHHFSLNSWGFEKEVRAPFNRPNWVARLYKKSLLPDMDSVVLAINCTNAAKVHSERYLSIKGPQIHFRRICMLLSMIWHIVAALVASVSSVVYIILQVFHRSLAYGSQRFFFRFLKEILRHTFQNIHIRSCQLLYWPVFLQTYGFSSSLNMEYSHKASLKKHFIWSNVVVDLLLGNIIGLILFANAKALSFKIMLINRNVTDNLLRSGFAWLMGVPAGFKLNTELAELLGMVSLNAIQAFSTFWFIASSFLKYFINGLSLFGIVMGLTVQAALCIDMLKLATLHISMLHQLISVIYMQQIKAVASLWRLFRGRKWNPLRQRLDSYDYTVEQHVVGSLVFTPLLLLLPTTSVFYIFIAMLSTSISFICIIMEIAISILHETPYFEILLWIMRRRRFPSGLWFQIPALSSAHGSISGGLQHEGHSTFDLSMLMSFDTSGEPGYAVSIVQSNFATLDE; this is encoded by the exons ATGACGGAGAGGAAGCAATGTAGGCTGTGGTGGCCGGAGTGGCTCTTGTCTAGCGAGCCGAGTTTTGGATTCTTGCTGTTCGGTTGGTTTATGAATGCCGGGGAGGACCTTGTTGTGGCTGCTGCTGTTTCCCTCAGTGAAATCTCCCCGTGTCTTCAGCAATCTGAGGTTCAG GAGCTCCTTCGTTATGTCAACAGAAGGATGCCCTTACCACTGCAAGAATCTTCAACATTCACACTTCTTGGACAATGCATTGCATCTTGTAGTGAAGGAGATTTAAAGATGGAGCGTCAGAACCTGGATGATCTTTCCCAAAGAAATGATGGCCAAGAACATTGTAATGAACCTGAGCAAAGTTCTCCCTCAGGAAAGGCTGTTAGATCATCCCTGGGGACAGCTTTTGCTGAAAACTACAGAAAATCTAAATGTGGCTGTAAGAAACTTGATCAGGGTTTAGAATTGTTTAGGCAGTCTTCAACTAGATGCGGGACATGGATCCAGCTTATCCCCCAAACCCAAAGAATCATGTTCAAGGAAAACAGATGGGCCCCAAAGTTTCACCACATGCATATAAGTGGACAGTGGCTGCCCATTTGTGACGTCCAC CTGATAGCATATAAACCCCCATTATTTGGTAGCCATCATTTTTCTCTGAACTCCTGGGGTTTTGAAAAGGAGGTTAGAGCCCCTTTCAATAGACCAAATTGGGTTGCAAGGCTTTACAAAAAATCACTGCTTCCTGATATG GATTCAGTTGTGTTGGCAATTAACTGCACAAATGCTGCTAAGGTACATTCTGAGAGATATTTGAGTATTAAAGGGCCTCAGATCCACTTTCGAAGGATTTGCAT GTTGTTATCTATGATATGGCACATTGTGGCAGCACTTGTAGCTTCAGTGTCTTCTGTTGTGTACATCATTCTTCAGGTGTTTCATAGATCTTTAGCGTATGGATCTCAAAGATTCTTCTTCAGGTTTTTAAAAGAGATTTTGAGACACACATTCCAGAATATACACATTCGCAGTTGTCAGCTTTTGTATTGGCCTGTTTTTCTTCAGACCTACGGTTTTAG CTCTTCATTGAATATGGAATATTCACATAAAGCTTCTCTGAAGAAACACTTCATCTGGTCTAATGTTGTCGTTGATCTTCTTTTGGGAAACATTATCGGGTTGATCTTATTTGCTAATGCCAAAGCTCTTTCCTTTAAGATTATGCTGATCAATCGCAATGTGACAGATAACTTGTTGCGGTCTGGTTTTGCATGGTTAATGGGTGTGCCAGCTGGTTTTAAGCTGAATACTGAATTAGCAGAGCTTCTTGGCATGGTTTCACTTAATGCCATACAAGCTTTCTCTACTTTCTGGTTCATTGCTAGTTCTTTTCTGAAATACTTCATAAATGGGCTTTCATTGTTTGGCATCGTTATGGGCCTTACTGTCCAAGCTGCTCTGTGCATAGACATGCTTAAGCTTGCGACTTTGCATATATCAATGCTTCATCAGTTAATATCAGTTATTTATATGCAACAGATAAAGGCTGTAGCATCTTTGTGGCGCCTTTTCAG AGGTCGAAAATGGAATCCTCTTCGTCAGAGGTTAGATAGTTATGACTATACTGTTGAGCAGCATGTTGTTGGTTCACTTGTCTTTACGCCACTCTTACTGCTATTGCCCACGACATCTGTTTTTTACATTTTCATCGCCATGTTGAGCACCTCAATCAGTTTCATCTGTATCATTATGGAGATTGCCATCTCCATCCTTCATGAAACTCCTTATTTCGAAATTTTGTTATGGAttatgagaagaagaagattccCCTCTGGATTATGGTTCCAGATTCCAGCTTTATCTTCAGCCCATGGTTCCATAAGTGGTGGATTGCAGCATGAAGGCCACTCCACATTTGACTTATCAATGTTGATGTCTTTTGACACCAGTGGAGAACCAGGATACGCAGTTTCAATTGTTCAGAGCAACTTTGCAACATTAG ACGAATAA